AGATCACAAAGAGGAAATCTTAAGGGGGTTTAGGTTTCTGTAGCATCAAGGAATTTAACATAGCTCTACTTGCTAAGCAATGGTGGCGACTGAGAACAAACCCAAATTGCTTTCTTGCTAGGACATTAAAGGCTAGATACCATCCCCTTCTGAATTGTCAACAACATAACTTGGCTATCGCCCAAGCTTCACTTGGAGAAGCATCCTGGGAGCTAAATCAGTGATAGACAGCGGGTTAGCTTGGAGAATAGGAAATGGTAAATCAGTGAGAATATGGCAAGACAAATGGCTGCCTAATATGCTAGCACCAAGGACAGGAATTGGGACACAAAACTCTGAACTACAACCAGTTTGGGTCTCATAGTTAATCAATAGTGAAACTAACATGTGGGACACCCAAAGGATTGCTGCAATTTTCACCCAACCACAAGCGGAAATGATCCTAAAAATTCCCCTACCAACTCAAGCCAGAGAAGATCAGCTCATGTGGAATCAATCAAAGCAGGGGAACTACACGGTCAAGTCGGGGCACCACTCAACTCTCTTTAACACCGATGAGGCCTCCACCTCCAATCCAAATACCAGCTATATCTGGCCCACCATTTGGGAAGTGAACACTCAACCGCGCTGCAAAGAATTTATGTGGAGAGCAGCCCAGAACGCACAACCAGTGAAGGTGAAACTCCAACAGAGAGGTATCTCCACTGATCTTATTTGTCCCCTCTGCGGTGAAGATCAAGAACCAGCCTGCCATGTTATCCTTACTTGCCATGAGGTTAGAGCCATTTGGTTTCTATCCCCGCTTAGGCTAGTAGAAGGCATGGACTTCAAAGCTTGGCTAGAGCACTTGCTATCTAACCTCCCTGAATCTGGACAAAAGTGGCTTTTTTCTTTGGCATGGGCCATCTGGAAAAGAAGAAATATGTGGGTCTTTGACGAAAAGAAGTTGCCACCTGACCAAGTGATCCTCCAAGCTTCCAGAATGGTGATACCAGAAGCTGAACCAAAAGAGCGCCAATAGAACCAAGTTTCCCCCACTCCCCCTCGTTGGAAACCGCCAAGAACAGGGTCTCTCAAAGTGAATTTCGACGCCTCCATCCACGAAGGAAGAGGGACTGGTTTGGGAGTGGTATACAGGAACCACGCAGGCAGAACTCTAGCAGCAGGAACTTCCTTCATCCAGGCATAATATGAACCAGCAATAGCAGAGGCCCTATCTCTTCGTAGATCCAGCATTCTGGCCGGAGATTTGGGTTTTCAAAACCTTGAGCTGGAATCATATTGCCTTCAGTCTGTCCAAGCTTGGGACATATTAAGTCCCCACAACAATTACTTGGCTTCAATTGTCCAGGATTACAAgtcactttcttcttcttttcttaatTGTAGTTTGAAGTATTGTAATAGATTGGCTAATGGTGTACCTGATCACCTGGCTAAGTTAGATTTTGATTACCAGGATCAGGTTTGGGTAGGATTTGATCCCCCTGGTACATCTCTTTTGATTCAGCAGGATGGTGCAAGTTGTACCCGTTTTGAGGCTTCTACCTCTTAATTAATGCAAATggaacttcaaaaaaaaatataaggtgTGTAAGGTCGTGTATAAGTAACGAAAATAAACTTGGTTAATTTCCCGCTTTAATGCTTGTTGGCGTGATTTCTAAGTGTGACTTTGTATGATGGATTTAGTTCAATGGGAATTTACGATTATTAAGATCGAAGTTAGTTTTCCACGCATTCCTTATGAGAATAGCCTAAGAATTTGGTTACGTTTTGAAAACAGTCGAAACAAGGGCGCTTTTGCCTATAACGagatttatatattaatttactGTTTGAAgggaaattaaatattttccttCTCGTTACTATCATGTATTCGTAATTTGGGGAGTTTTGACTGTAATGTTGATAGGTTTTAATTTCGGACCGGGGTTAGGATTTTCTCTCCTATTGTAAGGGTTTTAGTATATGACTTCTGGGCCCCGGACGAGCATGTTTAGGACTCCAATTCGAAAGCCCATGTATCACCAGATGATTCCACTTAATTAAAGGAATtcagttttaaaataaaaattctcTCGTTGGGGAAACAtttcgggtcgaaaactaaccgATCTAGGTGCACGTTGCTCCGATATTTTTTTAAGGGCCTTAGGAGATATTTTTGGGTGTGGGCCTCTTGTGGAGGGTGATATGTCCTAATGAGTGGATAAAAGATGATAAACC
This portion of the Lotus japonicus ecotype B-129 chromosome 3, LjGifu_v1.2 genome encodes:
- the LOC130744068 gene encoding uncharacterized protein LOC130744068, coding for MWDTQRIAAIFTQPQAEMILKIPLPTQAREDQLMWNQSKQGNYTVKSGHHSTLFNTDEASTSNPNTSYIWPTIWEVNTQPRCKEFMWRAAQNAQPVKVKLQQRGISTDLICPLCGEDQEPACHVILTCHEVRAIWFLSPLRLVEGMDFKAWLEHLLSNLPESGQKWLFSLAWAIWKRRNMWVFDEKKLPPDQVILQASRMVIPEAEPKERQ